Proteins encoded by one window of Cloeon dipterum chromosome 4, ieCloDipt1.1, whole genome shotgun sequence:
- the LOC135943228 gene encoding 43 kDa receptor-associated protein of the synapse has product MMGAHPHRTISTPAILEAMSWDSIPSRDYLSGTSHQLSATALLPSPDGPPLPRPHELFQFREDNSEANGHGIFDCFFACRRKLEQGLARRRVEQGLKLYNQHKQQAAVAKWKSALKRIRKREDKFLLLGYLYQAYMDWGKFRESLEFAHRQLGVAEETDSASFRAEAYLNLARTHERLGALERSMAYARHSLFNECDQCKVAGHVQLCVGNVNTQLASFCPALEAFQQAHKIAQSTKDPALELQVYVGLSELFARLQDAEKSAKYASKAYDLSRSLQLGDLNSRHHRAALLQMAAALRKQGELGDAQDYCSEATRLSLTSGDQATYARSIRVMGDIYRKKCDINRAFKQYELALGLSSSLGDRLSQMETMEGMAKCLEALRLQRRICNCRPLEFNSKLLELASSIGAKLLVRNVRERLARIYCNLGDEEQQAHHERLAAQLDAELELVCGACSLPYGGEADSLEALPCAHILHARCAYELLRRGSRRRRPRQCPECQRLVSSRLYLCCDEARRSTVSLRSSPSLASLRSYSQQATSSV; this is encoded by the exons CGGCACAAGCCACCAACTGTCGGCCACAGCCCTACTACCCTCGCCAGACGGACCACCCCTGCCGCGGCCACATGAGCTCTTCCAGTTCCGCGAGGACAACAGTGAGGCCAACGGCCACGGCATTTTTGACTGCTTTTTTGCATGTCGCCGAAAATTAGAACAGGGCCTAGCGAGAAGAAGG GTCGAACAAGGCCTAAAATTGTACAATCAACACAAGCAGCAGGCTGCGGTTGCCAAATGGAAAAGCGCCCTGAAGCGGATCAGAAAAAGAGAAGACAAGTTTCTGCTGCTTGGCTATCTATACCAGGCCTACATGGACTGGGGTAAATTTAG AGAGAGTCTGGAATTTGCTCATCGGCAGCTGGGCGTGGCGGAGGAGACGGACAGCGCCAGCTTCAGAGCCGAAGCGTACCTCAACCTGGCACGCACGCACGAGCGTCTGGGCGCGTTGGAGCGCTCCATGGCGTACGCGCGACACTCGCTCTTCAACGAATGCGACCAGTGCAAGGTGGCCGGGCACGTGCAGCTGTGCGTGGGCAACGTCAACACCCAGCTGGCCAGCTTCTGCCCCGCGCTGGAGGCCTTCCAGCAGGCTCACAAAATTGCTCAAAGCACCAAAGACCCCGCTCTAGAATTACAA GTTTACGTCGGATTGTCCGAGCTGTTCGCTCGACTGCAGGACGCCGAGAAAAGCGCCAAGTACGCGAGTAAGGCCTATGACCTGTCCCGAAGCCTGCAGCTGGGTGACCTGAACAGCAGACACCACCGTGCGGCGCTGCTGCAGATGGCGGCGGCGCTTCGCAAGCAGGGCGAACTCGGCGACGCGCAGGACTACTGCTCCGAGGCCACGCGCCTCTCGCTTACCTCTGGCGACCAGGCCACCTACGCACGCAGCATCCGCGTCATGGGCGACATTTACCGCAAGAAGTGTGACATCAAC AGGGCTTTTAAACAGTACGAGCTGGCGTTGGGACTAAGTTCCAGTCTGGGCGACCGCCTGAGCCAAATGGAGACCATGGAGGGCATGGCCAAGTGTCTGGAAGCTCTCAGGCTGCAGAGACGCATCTGCAACTGTCGGCCGCTGGAGTTCAACTCCAAGTTGTTGGAGCTGGCCTCATCTATAGGCGCTAAG CTGCTGGTGCGGAACGTGCGCGAGCGGCTGGCGCGCATCTACTGCAACCTAGGCGACGAGGAGCAGCAGGCGCACCACGAGCGGCTGGCCGCGCAGTTGGACGCCGAGCTGGAGCTGGTGTGCGGCGCGTGCAGCTTGCCGTACGGCGGCGAGGCGGACAGCCTGGAAGCGCTGCCGTGCGCGCACATCCTGCACGCGCGCTGCGCCTACGAGCTGCTGCGGCGTGGCAGCAGGCGGCGCCGGCCGCGCCAGTGCCCCGAGTGCCAGCGGCTGGTCAGCTCGCGGCTCTATTTATGCTGCGACGAAGCGCGCCGCTCCACCGTCAGCCTGCGCTCCAGCCCCAGCCTGGCCAGCCTGCGCTCGTACTCGCAGCAGGCCACCTCGTCCGTGTGA